One region of Thunnus albacares chromosome 8, fThuAlb1.1, whole genome shotgun sequence genomic DNA includes:
- the zdhhc11 gene encoding palmitoyltransferase ZDHHC11, protein MSCFSQRLRRTAPMHGGSSRNELVPFKSPRMNGWSWPPQAFQVIGWLVYSYFAIISFGIYIPLLPLPWNHVVYTLMGLAFIVHFFTHIAAVTIDPADASVRAKQNYSGPMPLFDRTKQAHVIQDLHCYLCDVKVGPKVKHCGVCNKCVQDFDHHCKWLNTCVGSRNYWYFFVALSSATLGVFLLVVVILFIFIQHYLNPNSLRTDPHFQSELGNGTWLVFLPLAPIKTSSAGLLILAFITVMLSISCLLLLTHLLGFHFYLFHKGISTYDYVKMQRQKQARNRDIEAGNPHDANKTPQNQESSINCEPALSQSSSTCKFDDKGPLVSRLSESICTELENFKISAEKENGFHYGTENPTENTTSEKSISNIKSWMSEADEDAQSVNVKSVDSIPGAQDPLGSSVMTPDDT, encoded by the exons ATGAGCTGCTTCAGTCAACGGCTGAGACGCACAGCTCCTATGCATGGTGGCAGCAGCAGAAATGAGCTGGTCCCCTTCAAATCTCCCAGGATGAACGGATGGTCATGGCCCCCTCAAGCCTTCCAAGTGATCGGCTGGCTGGTGTACAGCTACTTCGCCATAATCAGCTTTGGCATCTATATCCCTCTTCTGCCTCTGCCATGGAACCATGTGGTCTACACT CTGATGGGCTTGGCGTTTATTGTACACTTTTTCACCCATATTGCTGCTGTGACTATAGATCCAGCAGATGCCAGCGTGAGGGCCAAACAGAACTATTCTGGTCCAATGCCGCTTTTTGACCGGACAAAGCAAGCCCATGTCATCCAGGACCTGCACTGTTATCTATGTGATGTCAAGGT CGGCCCTAAAGTTAAACACTGCGGTGTGTGCAACAAGTGTGTGCAAGACTTCGATCACCATTGCAAATGGCTGAACACCTGCGTGGGCAGCAGAAACTACTG GTACTTCTTTGTGGCACTTTCCTCTGCTACACTGGGTGTCTTCCTGCTGGTTGTTGTTATCTTGTTCATATTTATTCAGCACTATCTGAATCCAAACAGCCTACGGACCGATCCACACTTTCAAA GTGAGCTCGGGAATGGGACGTGGCTGGTGTTTTTACCGTTGGCGCCCATAAAGACTAGTTCAGCTGGTCTCCTTATATTAGCCTTCATAACAGTCATGCTGAGCATCAGCTGTCTGTTGCTGCTCACTCATCTGCTGGGTTTTCACTTTTACCTCT TTCATAAAGGCATAAGCACGTATGATTATGTAAAGATGCAGCGCCAAAAACAAGCCAGAAACCGAGACATTGAAGCAGGAAATCCCCATGATGCGAACAAGACCCCACAG aatcaaGAGAGCTCAATTAACTGTGAGCCAGCACTGTCACAGAGTTCAAG TACCTGCAAATTTGATGATAAAGGACCACTCGTCAGCCGACTTTCAGAGTCAATCTGCACTGAG TTGGAAAACTTTAAGATATCAGCAGAAAAGGAAAACGGTTTCCATTATGGCACAGAAAATCCCACAGAGAACACAACAA GTGAGAAATCCATCAGCAACATCAAGAGCTGGATGTCTGAAGCAGATGAAGATGCTCAGAGTGTAAATGTGAAGTCTGTTGACAGTATACCTGGCGCACAGGACCCTCTGGGAAGTTCAGTTATGACTCCAGATGATACTTAG